In the genome of Populus trichocarpa isolate Nisqually-1 chromosome 6, P.trichocarpa_v4.1, whole genome shotgun sequence, one region contains:
- the LOC18100795 gene encoding probable nucleoredoxin 3 — MAGLDGQAKFVEGSDFVAILSSQGIDYLLSGEGKVPLSSCDCKVICLFFSANWCRPCKAFAPQLVKIYNSLRGTGKKLEIVFISFDRDEDGFKEHFKCMPWLAVPFEVNLHRHLSDIYHVNRIPSCISLGSDGISVEEDMIGLIEDFGAEAFPFTRERFDELRSIDDAKRQGGKLQQLLAHEGRNYVLSGDTRKIFVSELVGKTIGLYFGAHWCPPSRAFTTQLIQNYNEIITTNDGCFEIILVSTDRDLKEFNTNLSNMPWLAIPYEDRTRQDLCRIFNIKGIPALVIIGQDGKIIRTDGKAMISLYGAKAFPFTESRITEIEATLKEEGDALPRQVKDIKHQHALKLDMAKAYVCDCCNGQGKFWAFSCDVCDYDLHPACVEEACSDCLMKVRDINLTA, encoded by the exons ATGGCAGGGCTTGATGGTCAAGCTAAATTTGTTGAGGGCAGTGACTTCGTGGCCATCTTATCATCTCAAGGGATAGATTATCTTTTATCTGGTGAAGGAAAG GTGCCCTTGTCATCATGTGATTGTAAGGTAATTTGCCTCTTCTTCTCGGCAAACTGGTGCAGGCCATGTAAAGCATTTGCTCCCCAGCTTGTGAAAATTTATAATAGCCTAAGAGGTACTGGTAAAAAACTAGAGATTGTCTTCATCTCCTTTGATCGCGATGAGGATGGATTCAAGGAACACTTCAAGTGTATGCCATGGCTTGCAGTCCCATTTGAAGTAAACTTGCATAGACATTTGAGTGACATCTATCATGTTAATCGCATTCCATCATGTATCTCGTTGGGTTCAGATGGAATATCAGTTGAAGAAGATATGATTGGATTGATAGAAGACTTTGGTGCTGAAGCATTTCCCTTCACCAGGGAAAGATTCGACGAACTGAGGTCTATCGATGATGCAAAGCGCCAGGGAGGAAAATTACAGCAACTTCTGGCACATGAAGGACGAAACTATGTTTTATCAGGAGATACTAGAAAG ATATTTGTATCTGAACTTGTTGGCAAGACAATAGGCCTTTACTTTGGCGCACACTGGTGCCCTCCAAGCCGTGCCTTCACTACGCAACTTATCCAAAATTACAATGAGATCATAACCACTAATGATGGATGCTTTGAAATTATCTTAGTCTCTACAGACCGAGACCTTAAAGAATTTAATACCAACCTAAGTAACATGCCATGGCTTGCTATTCCATACGAGGACAGGACACGGCAAGACCTTTGCAGGATCTTTAACATTAAAGGGATTCCAGCTTTGGTCATTATTGGACAAGATGGGAAGATCATTAGAACAGATGGGAAAGCCATGATTTCCTTATATGGTGCTAAGGCTTTCCCATTTACAGAGTCAAGGATTACAGAGATCGAAGCAACTTTGAAGGAGGAAGGAGATGCATTACCTCGGCAAGTAAAAGATATAAAGCACCAACATGCTCTGAAGTTGGACATGGCAAAAGCATATGTATGTGACTGCTGCAACGGGCAAGGCAAGTTCTGGGCATTCTCTTGTGATGTGTGTGATTATGACCTTCATCCAGCATGTGTAGAAGAGGCATGCTCAGACTGTTTAATGAAAGTCCGCGATATTAATTTAACAGCCTAA